A part of Streptomyces sp. NBC_01497 genomic DNA contains:
- a CDS encoding MFS transporter: protein MGATGYLELLRAPHATRLLAGTLVGRLPNATAPIAVVLFARADGASYSLAGALAAVYGFANAVGQPLLGRAVDLRGQPRVQFPAAVVSALGMALFVLSGTAAPVAAFAAVALAGLCTPPLEGGLRALWPSVLGRQDRVHRAYALDAVAQEVMFTVGPLLVTALVALRSPATALLVINALGVLGALSVVVSKPSRAWRSGEREAHWLGALRSPGLLALLGAFLFVGAALGSITVAGVAYADGSGRGAVYGWLMAALGLGALLGGAVYGARSWTGAPERRLLVIVALLAVCYLPLALTPGVVAMTLLSVLSGVFLAPALACAFIVVDRQAPAGTVTEAFSWLVTTFGVGSALGTAVAGPVAQHAGTSAGFVVAGVCGLVALLVLAVTGRALALPGGGVNTAAEDENDPSDAPAHGFSSGHQA, encoded by the coding sequence GTGGGAGCCACCGGATATCTGGAGCTGCTGAGGGCACCGCACGCCACGCGGTTGCTCGCGGGCACGCTCGTGGGCAGGCTGCCGAACGCGACCGCGCCGATCGCCGTCGTGCTGTTCGCCCGGGCCGACGGCGCGAGCTACAGCCTCGCCGGGGCGCTCGCGGCCGTGTACGGGTTCGCGAACGCGGTCGGCCAGCCGCTGCTCGGGCGGGCCGTGGACCTGCGGGGCCAGCCGCGCGTGCAGTTCCCCGCGGCCGTGGTCTCGGCGCTCGGGATGGCCCTGTTCGTCCTGTCCGGCACCGCGGCGCCCGTGGCCGCGTTCGCCGCCGTGGCCCTCGCCGGGCTGTGCACCCCGCCGCTGGAAGGCGGACTGCGGGCGCTGTGGCCGAGCGTGCTGGGCCGCCAGGACCGGGTGCACCGGGCCTACGCGCTCGACGCCGTCGCCCAGGAGGTCATGTTCACCGTCGGCCCGCTGCTCGTCACCGCGCTCGTCGCGCTCCGCTCACCGGCCACCGCGCTGCTCGTGATCAACGCCCTCGGTGTGCTGGGGGCGCTCTCGGTCGTGGTCTCCAAGCCGTCCAGGGCCTGGCGCTCGGGAGAGCGGGAGGCCCACTGGCTGGGCGCGCTGCGTTCGCCCGGCCTGCTCGCGCTGCTCGGCGCGTTCCTGTTCGTCGGGGCCGCGCTCGGCTCGATCACCGTCGCGGGCGTCGCGTACGCCGACGGGAGCGGCCGCGGTGCCGTGTACGGCTGGCTGATGGCCGCCCTCGGTCTCGGCGCCCTGCTGGGCGGCGCCGTGTACGGGGCGCGGAGCTGGACGGGCGCACCGGAGCGCAGGCTGCTGGTGATCGTGGCACTGCTCGCGGTGTGCTACCTGCCACTCGCCCTCACGCCGGGAGTGGTGGCGATGACACTGCTGTCCGTGCTCTCCGGTGTGTTCCTGGCGCCGGCGCTCGCGTGCGCCTTCATCGTGGTGGACCGGCAGGCGCCGGCCGGCACCGTCACGGAGGCGTTCTCCTGGCTCGTGACGACGTTCGGGGTCGGCTCGGCGCTCGGCACCGCCGTGGCGGGACCGGTGGCCCAGCACGCGGGAACGTCCGCCGGGTTCGTCGTCGCCGGGGTCTGCGGCCTCGTCGCCCTGCTCGTCCTCGCGGTGACGGGACGGGCCCTCGCCCTCCCCGGCGGGGGCGTGAATACGGCGGCCGAAGACGAAAATGATCCAAGTGACGCGCCCGCACACGGTTTCAGCTCAGGCCATCAGGCGTAA
- a CDS encoding endonuclease domain-containing protein, producing MPKTLCGASSKRAGSSHTCERGGEGVLPRAEAPLASPASPVRGSGPCFPEPQVDHPRRAGRVPGVLCFNCNSAIGTLGMNPDTWRRAVAYLEGNAWKPTLVRPGVCRLPS from the coding sequence ATGCCGAAGACTTTGTGCGGAGCTTCGTCCAAAAGGGCGGGCAGTAGTCACACATGTGAACGGGGTGGAGAAGGGGTGCTTCCGCGTGCGGAAGCACCCCTTGCTTCCCCGGCTTCCCCGGTTCGGGGGAGCGGCCCGTGCTTCCCCGAACCGCAGGTGGATCATCCCCGCCGGGCGGGTAGGGTCCCTGGCGTACTGTGCTTCAACTGCAATTCGGCCATCGGCACGTTGGGAATGAATCCCGACACCTGGCGTCGTGCCGTCGCATATCTGGAGGGAAACGCGTGGAAGCCAACACTCGTGAGACCGGGCGTCTGCCGGCTGCCTTCCTGA
- the prcB gene encoding proteasome subunit beta produces the protein MEANTRETGRLPAAFLTPGSSSFMDFLSAQSPDMLPGKRSLPPLQGAVEAPHGTTIVGVTFPGGVVLAGDRRATMGNMIAQRDIEKVFPADEYSAVGIAGTAGLAVEMVKLFQLELEHFEKVEGAQLSLEGKANRLSTMIRSNLAMAMQGLAVVPIFAGYDVDRGKGRIFSYDVTGGRSEETGFSSTGSGSVFARGAMKKLYRDDLTEDQATTLVVQALYDAADDDSATGGPDVARRIYPIVTVITENGFRRLTDDESADIARSIIERRLVQPDGPRAALL, from the coding sequence GTGGAAGCCAACACTCGTGAGACCGGGCGTCTGCCGGCTGCCTTCCTGACGCCCGGATCTTCTTCCTTCATGGACTTCCTCTCGGCGCAGTCGCCGGACATGCTGCCGGGCAAGCGTTCGCTGCCGCCGCTGCAGGGGGCCGTCGAGGCTCCGCACGGCACGACGATCGTGGGCGTCACGTTCCCCGGCGGCGTCGTGCTGGCCGGTGACCGGCGGGCGACGATGGGCAACATGATCGCCCAGCGGGACATCGAGAAGGTCTTTCCCGCCGACGAGTACTCGGCGGTGGGCATCGCCGGAACGGCGGGCCTGGCCGTGGAGATGGTGAAGCTCTTCCAGCTGGAGCTGGAGCACTTCGAGAAGGTCGAGGGCGCGCAGCTCTCGCTGGAGGGCAAGGCCAACCGGCTCTCCACGATGATCAGGTCGAACCTCGCCATGGCGATGCAGGGGCTGGCCGTCGTGCCGATCTTCGCCGGGTACGACGTGGACCGCGGCAAGGGCCGCATCTTCTCCTACGACGTCACGGGCGGCCGCTCGGAGGAGACCGGGTTCTCCTCGACCGGCTCCGGTTCCGTCTTCGCGCGGGGCGCCATGAAGAAGCTCTACCGCGACGACCTGACGGAGGACCAGGCCACCACGCTGGTCGTGCAGGCGCTGTACGACGCCGCCGACGACGACTCGGCGACCGGCGGCCCGGACGTGGCCCGCAGGATCTACCCGATCGTCACGGTGATCACGGAGAACGGCTTCCGCCGCCTCACCGACGACGAGTCGGCCGACATCGCCCGTTCCATCATCGAGCGCCGGCTCGTACAGCCCGACGGTCCGCGCGCCGCCCTTCTGTGA
- the prcA gene encoding proteasome subunit alpha, giving the protein MSTPFYVSPQQAMADRAEYARKGIARGRSLVVLQYADGIVFVGENPSRALHKFSEIYDRIGFAAAGKYNEYENLRIGGVRYADLRGYTYDRDDVTARGLANVYAQTLGTIFSSAGEKPYEVELVVAEVGATPDGDQIYRLPHDGSIVDEHGSVAVGGSSEQISTYLDQRHREGMTLAEALRLAVQALSRDTNGGEREIPAERLEVAVLDRTRPQQRKFRRIVGAQLSRLLEAGGAAAEPADDSGDSGDSGDSEDTGSGGKATGSDDSAGGDA; this is encoded by the coding sequence GTGTCGACGCCGTTCTATGTCTCACCCCAGCAGGCCATGGCCGACCGGGCCGAGTACGCCCGCAAGGGCATCGCCCGCGGCCGCAGCCTGGTCGTGCTCCAGTACGCCGACGGCATCGTCTTCGTCGGCGAGAACCCGTCCCGCGCCCTGCACAAGTTCAGCGAGATCTACGACCGGATCGGCTTCGCCGCCGCCGGCAAGTACAACGAGTACGAGAACCTGCGGATCGGCGGTGTGCGCTACGCCGACCTGCGCGGATACACCTACGACCGTGACGATGTGACGGCCCGTGGGCTCGCCAACGTCTACGCCCAGACGCTCGGCACGATCTTCTCCAGCGCCGGCGAGAAGCCGTACGAGGTCGAGCTGGTGGTCGCCGAGGTCGGGGCCACGCCGGACGGCGACCAGATCTACCGGCTGCCGCACGACGGTTCCATCGTGGACGAGCACGGCTCGGTCGCGGTCGGCGGCAGCTCCGAGCAGATCAGCACCTACCTCGACCAGCGACACCGCGAGGGCATGACGCTCGCGGAGGCGCTCAGGCTCGCGGTCCAGGCGCTCTCCCGGGACACCAACGGCGGTGAGCGGGAGATCCCCGCCGAACGTCTGGAGGTGGCGGTCCTCGACCGGACGCGCCCGCAGCAGCGCAAGTTCCGCCGGATCGTGGGCGCGCAGCTCTCGCGTCTGCTGGAGGCGGGCGGCGCCGCGGCGGAGCCGGCCGACGACTCAGGGGACTCAGGCGACTCGGGCGACTCCGAGGACACCGGTTCCGGGGGCAAGGCCACGGGGAGCGACGACAGCGCGGGAGGCGACGCCTGA
- the pafA gene encoding Pup--protein ligase gives MDRRIFGLENEYGVTCTFRGQRRLSPDEVARYLFRRVVSWGRSSNVFLRNGARLYLDVGSHPEYATPECDNVTELVTHDKAGERILEGLLVDAERRLHEEGIAGDVYLFKNNTDSAGNSYGCHENYLVARHGEFSRLADILIPFLVTRQLLCGAGKVLQTPRGAVFCVSQRAEHIWEGVSSATTRSRPIINTRDEPHADAERYRRLHVIVGDSNMSETTTLLKVGATDLVLRMIEAGTVMRDLTLENPIRAIREVSHDITGQRKVRLASGREASALEVQREYYEKAVDFVERRDIRTGTVAQVLELWGRTLDAIETEDLDKIATEIDWVMKYKLIERYRAKHDMTMSHPRVAQIDLAYHDIHRRRGLYYLLEKKGQAARVANDLKIFEGKSVPPQTTRARLRGDFIRRAQEQRRDFTVDWVHLKLNDQAQRTVLCKDPFRSVDDRVEKLIAGM, from the coding sequence ATGGACCGCCGCATTTTCGGGCTGGAGAACGAGTACGGCGTCACGTGCACGTTCAGGGGACAGCGCCGACTGTCACCTGACGAAGTGGCGCGCTACCTCTTCCGCCGTGTCGTGTCATGGGGCCGTAGCAGCAATGTCTTCCTGCGCAACGGCGCCCGCCTCTACCTCGACGTGGGTTCGCATCCGGAATACGCCACCCCGGAATGCGACAACGTGACCGAACTGGTCACGCACGACAAGGCCGGTGAGCGGATTCTGGAGGGCCTGCTCGTCGACGCGGAACGCCGCCTGCACGAGGAGGGAATCGCGGGCGACGTCTATCTGTTCAAGAACAACACGGATTCGGCGGGAAACTCCTACGGCTGCCACGAGAACTATCTGGTGGCACGCCACGGTGAGTTCTCCCGCCTCGCGGACATCCTCATTCCGTTCCTCGTCACGCGCCAGTTGCTGTGCGGGGCGGGCAAGGTGCTCCAGACGCCGCGCGGCGCCGTCTTCTGCGTGAGTCAGCGTGCCGAGCACATCTGGGAAGGGGTCAGCTCCGCGACGACCCGTTCCCGGCCCATCATCAACACCCGGGACGAGCCGCACGCGGACGCGGAGCGCTACCGCAGGCTGCACGTCATCGTCGGTGACTCCAACATGTCGGAGACGACCACGCTGCTCAAGGTCGGCGCCACCGACCTGGTGCTGCGCATGATCGAGGCCGGCACCGTGATGCGCGATCTGACCCTGGAGAACCCGATCAGGGCGATCCGCGAGGTGAGCCACGACATCACGGGCCAGCGCAAGGTGCGCCTCGCCAGCGGACGCGAGGCGTCCGCCCTGGAGGTCCAGCGCGAGTACTACGAGAAGGCCGTCGACTTCGTCGAGCGCCGTGACATCCGTACGGGCACGGTGGCGCAGGTCCTGGAACTCTGGGGCCGCACGCTCGACGCGATCGAGACCGAGGACCTGGACAAGATCGCCACCGAGATCGACTGGGTCATGAAGTACAAGCTCATCGAGCGGTACCGGGCCAAGCACGACATGACCATGTCCCACCCCCGGGTCGCGCAGATAGACCTCGCCTACCACGACATCCACCGGCGTCGTGGGCTCTACTACCTGCTGGAGAAGAAGGGCCAGGCCGCGCGCGTCGCGAACGACCTGAAGATCTTCGAAGGCAAGTCCGTGCCGCCGCAGACCACCCGGGCGCGGCTGCGCGGCGACTTCATCCGCCGGGCCCAGGAGCAGCGACGGGACTTCACCGTCGACTGGGTGCATCTGAAGCTGAACGACCAGGCGCAGCGCACGGTGCTGTGCAAGGACCCGTTCCGCTCGGTGGACGACCGGGTGGAGAAGCTCATCGCCGGGATGTGA
- a CDS encoding ubiquitin-like protein Pup, translated as MATKDSGGGQQKAARSTEEAEEQAQEAEGSEDLKERQEKLSDDVDSVLDEIDDVLEENAEDFVRSFVQKGGQ; from the coding sequence ATGGCGACCAAGGACAGCGGCGGCGGCCAGCAGAAGGCGGCACGGTCCACGGAGGAGGCCGAGGAGCAGGCGCAGGAAGCGGAGGGCTCCGAAGACCTCAAGGAGCGTCAGGAGAAGCTCTCGGACGACGTGGACTCCGTCCTGGACGAGATCGACGACGTACTCGAAGAGAATGCCGAAGACTTTGTGCGGAGCTTCGTCCAAAAGGGCGGGCAGTAG
- a CDS encoding LacI family DNA-binding transcriptional regulator has translation MTTPVTRPTSRDVARTAGVSQATVSLVLGEKWRGRVSERTAGQVREAARSLGYRPNLAARNLRLGSTRTALLVVPALTNEFFARVYAGAATVAAEHGFGVVLYPSPAGVGPAPSPFDAARTALDGVIASSMAVEAPAAIHGSHLPLVMLDSDPAAPGSAACVNLDIADGMRQVAAHVLGLGHRAVLHLASAVASWTFDVRAGALARAVSEVPGAGLVTVRSELAVSAGREAVVAALAGSGPRPTAIVCDDDILAAGACKALRRLGLRVPEDVSVTGFDDLALATAVEPELTTVHLPAEHVGERGMGALLAVLEGREPAPRDLPVRLVVRGSTAPPPR, from the coding sequence ATGACCACGCCGGTCACGCGTCCCACCAGCAGGGACGTCGCGCGCACCGCCGGTGTCTCGCAGGCCACGGTCTCCCTCGTGCTAGGTGAGAAGTGGCGCGGCCGGGTGTCCGAGCGCACCGCCGGGCAGGTGCGGGAAGCCGCCAGGAGCCTCGGCTACCGCCCCAACCTCGCCGCCAGGAACCTCCGCCTCGGCTCGACCAGGACGGCCCTGCTGGTCGTCCCCGCGCTCACCAACGAGTTCTTCGCCCGCGTCTACGCCGGAGCCGCCACCGTGGCCGCGGAGCACGGCTTCGGCGTCGTGCTCTACCCCTCCCCCGCCGGTGTGGGACCCGCGCCCAGCCCCTTCGACGCGGCCCGCACGGCGCTCGACGGCGTCATCGCCTCCTCCATGGCCGTGGAGGCGCCGGCCGCCATCCACGGGAGCCACCTGCCACTCGTCATGCTCGACAGCGACCCGGCCGCGCCCGGCTCGGCGGCGTGCGTCAATCTCGACATCGCCGACGGCATGCGCCAGGTCGCCGCCCATGTGCTGGGCCTCGGACACCGCGCGGTCCTGCACCTCGCCTCGGCCGTGGCCTCGTGGACGTTCGACGTACGGGCCGGCGCGCTGGCCCGAGCCGTCTCGGAGGTCCCCGGCGCGGGCCTCGTCACGGTGCGCTCGGAACTCGCCGTGAGCGCGGGGCGGGAGGCCGTCGTCGCCGCGCTGGCCGGCAGCGGCCCCCGCCCCACCGCCATCGTGTGCGACGACGACATCCTCGCCGCGGGAGCCTGCAAGGCCCTGCGCCGCCTCGGATTGCGGGTGCCGGAGGACGTCTCCGTGACCGGCTTCGACGATCTGGCCCTCGCCACGGCCGTCGAGCCCGAACTCACCACCGTTCACCTGCCCGCCGAACACGTCGGCGAGCGGGGCATGGGCGCGCTCCTCGCCGTGCTGGAGGGACGCGAGCCCGCGCCGCGGGACCTGCCGGTACGACTGGTGGTGCGCGGCTCGACGGCGCCGCCGCCCCGCTGA
- a CDS encoding FKBP-type peptidyl-prolyl cis-trans isomerase, with amino-acid sequence MRRSLAALLIVPALVLTAACGGDNNKKSDAASSAAPSPSPSASAPKAPTPVASADPMPTVTGAVGKKATITVPKGKPSDKFVVHPLSQGSGPAIKKDQLVVAGFTAKVWGGKDLGSSYDKGASPQVIPAGSPQIIPAFSQAVVGQKVGSRVLVVAPPSAGFGSQGNSQLGVKAGDTLIFVLDIQKTLPKQVTGTQSAIPKDLPQVKADAAAPATIDVPKTDPPKDLVKKVLIPGKGATIKSGQTVVMQYTGVAWKPNEGKSPAKAFDSSWNTGVPLTTAIGTGAVIKGWDQGIVGQKVGSRVMLVIPPSLGYGSQSPSADLPANSTLVFVVDILGAM; translated from the coding sequence GTGCGACGCAGTCTTGCAGCCTTGCTCATCGTGCCGGCCTTGGTGCTGACCGCTGCCTGCGGCGGTGACAACAACAAGAAGTCCGACGCGGCGTCATCCGCTGCACCGAGTCCGAGCCCGAGCGCGTCAGCCCCCAAGGCTCCGACGCCGGTCGCGTCCGCGGATCCCATGCCGACCGTTACGGGCGCGGTGGGCAAGAAGGCCACCATCACCGTTCCCAAGGGGAAGCCGAGCGACAAGTTCGTCGTGCACCCCCTGTCGCAGGGCAGTGGCCCCGCGATCAAGAAGGACCAGCTGGTCGTCGCCGGCTTCACGGCGAAGGTCTGGGGCGGCAAGGATCTCGGCAGCTCGTACGACAAGGGCGCGTCGCCCCAGGTCATCCCGGCCGGTTCGCCGCAGATCATCCCCGCGTTCTCGCAGGCGGTCGTGGGCCAGAAGGTCGGCAGCCGCGTCCTCGTCGTCGCCCCGCCGTCCGCGGGCTTCGGCAGTCAGGGCAACAGCCAGCTCGGGGTGAAGGCCGGGGACACACTGATCTTCGTCCTGGACATCCAGAAGACGCTGCCGAAGCAGGTCACGGGCACCCAGTCGGCCATCCCGAAGGACCTCCCGCAGGTCAAGGCGGACGCGGCGGCCCCGGCCACCATCGACGTGCCGAAGACCGACCCGCCGAAGGACCTCGTCAAGAAGGTCCTGATCCCGGGCAAGGGCGCCACCATCAAGAGCGGCCAGACCGTCGTGATGCAGTACACCGGCGTGGCGTGGAAGCCCAATGAGGGCAAGTCGCCGGCGAAGGCCTTCGACAGCTCCTGGAACACCGGCGTCCCGCTCACCACGGCCATCGGCACCGGCGCCGTCATCAAGGGCTGGGACCAGGGCATCGTGGGCCAGAAGGTCGGCAGCCGCGTCATGCTCGTCATCCCGCCGAGCCTCGGCTACGGGAGCCAGTCGCCGAGCGCGGACCTGCCCGCCAACTCGACGCTGGTCTTCGTCGTCGACATCCTGGGCGCAATGTAA
- a CDS encoding helix-turn-helix transcriptional regulator: MAIAKAERLMNLALCLLGTRRPLSKRELRGSIEAYLEAGSDDSFNRMFERDKDDLRELGLVIETVEGLEGDTGYLARRDSNRLPAITLDAEEAAALGVAARVWQQARLAGAANGALQKLRAAGMPEAEDSYEAHHSALEPRIPVHEAAFEPLMLACRDRRPVVFDYRKASAARPEQRQVEPWTLECWRGHWYLAGHDRDRGAERVFRLSRISGRVRSRSGSFTAPVPDVSTVRETVETWAGETATRSALIRLRTGSGYPLRAKALSSRELGDGWDELEIPYGHGLDAWLVEFGPDVVVREPADLRADVVDRLRAVAKG, encoded by the coding sequence ATGGCCATTGCCAAGGCAGAGCGGCTGATGAACCTGGCGCTGTGTCTGCTCGGGACCCGACGCCCTCTCAGCAAGCGCGAGCTGCGCGGCTCGATCGAGGCGTACCTGGAAGCCGGTTCCGACGACAGCTTCAACCGCATGTTCGAACGGGACAAGGACGACCTGCGCGAACTCGGCCTGGTCATCGAGACGGTGGAGGGCCTCGAAGGCGACACCGGCTACCTGGCGCGCCGGGACAGCAACCGGCTCCCCGCGATCACCCTGGACGCCGAGGAGGCGGCCGCGCTCGGCGTCGCCGCCCGCGTCTGGCAGCAGGCCCGCCTCGCGGGCGCCGCGAACGGCGCCCTGCAAAAGCTCCGTGCCGCGGGCATGCCCGAGGCGGAGGACAGCTACGAGGCACACCACAGTGCGCTCGAACCGCGCATCCCCGTGCACGAGGCGGCCTTCGAGCCGCTGATGCTCGCCTGCCGGGACCGCCGTCCCGTCGTCTTCGACTACCGCAAGGCCAGCGCGGCCCGCCCGGAGCAGCGCCAGGTCGAGCCGTGGACGCTGGAGTGCTGGCGCGGCCACTGGTATCTGGCCGGGCACGACCGGGACCGGGGCGCCGAGCGCGTGTTCCGGCTCTCCCGCATCAGCGGCCGGGTGCGTTCCCGGTCCGGGTCGTTCACCGCGCCCGTGCCCGATGTCTCCACGGTCCGCGAGACCGTCGAGACCTGGGCCGGCGAGACCGCGACCCGGTCCGCGCTGATCCGGCTGCGGACCGGCTCCGGCTACCCGCTGCGCGCTAAGGCGCTCTCGTCGCGCGAGCTCGGCGACGGCTGGGACGAGCTGGAGATCCCGTACGGGCACGGCCTCGACGCGTGGCTCGTCGAGTTCGGGCCCGACGTGGTCGTACGGGAACCCGCCGATCTGAGGGCGGACGTCGTGGACCGGCTGCGCGCCGTGGCCAAGGGCTGA
- the dop gene encoding depupylase/deamidase Dop — protein sequence MTVRRVMGIETEYGISVPGHPNANAMLTSSQIVNAYAAAMHRARRARWDFEEENPLRDARGFDLARETADSTQLTDEDIGLANVILTNGARLYVDHAHPEYSSPEITNPRDAVLWDKAGERIMAEAAERAAQLPGAQPIHLYKNNTDNKGASYGTHENYLMRRATAFSDIVRHLTPFFVSRQVVTGAGRVGIGQDGRDHGFQLSQRADYFEVEVGLETTLKRPIINTRDEPHSDAEKYRRLHVIIGDANLSEISTYLKLGTTSLVLAMIEDGFINVDLAVDQPVRTLHEVSHDPSLKHLVTLRSGRKLTAVQLQMEYFELSRKYVEEKYGADVDEQTRDVLGRWEDTLNRLERDPMSLAGELDWVAKRELLEGYRRRDGLDWDAARLHLVDLQYADVRPDKGLYNRLAARGRMKRLLDEKDVEAARTHPPEDTRAYFRGRCLDQYAEDVAAASWDSVIFDLPGRDSLQRVPTLEPLRGTREHVKELLDRCRTAEDLVRVLSGH from the coding sequence ATGACCGTACGGCGAGTAATGGGCATCGAGACGGAGTACGGGATCTCCGTGCCCGGTCACCCGAACGCCAATGCCATGCTCACCTCGTCCCAGATCGTCAACGCGTACGCCGCGGCGATGCACAGGGCGCGGCGCGCGCGCTGGGACTTCGAGGAGGAGAACCCGCTGCGGGACGCCCGCGGCTTCGATCTCGCCCGGGAGACCGCCGACTCGACGCAGCTCACGGACGAGGACATCGGCCTGGCCAATGTCATCCTGACCAACGGCGCGCGTCTCTACGTCGACCACGCCCACCCCGAGTACAGCTCGCCGGAGATCACCAATCCGCGCGACGCGGTCCTGTGGGACAAGGCCGGCGAGCGGATCATGGCGGAGGCCGCGGAGCGGGCGGCCCAGCTGCCCGGTGCGCAGCCCATCCACCTGTACAAGAACAACACCGACAACAAGGGCGCCTCCTACGGCACCCATGAGAACTACCTGATGCGGCGCGCGACCGCCTTCTCGGACATCGTGCGCCACCTGACGCCGTTCTTCGTCTCCCGCCAGGTCGTCACCGGCGCCGGGCGCGTCGGCATCGGGCAGGACGGGCGCGACCACGGCTTCCAGCTGAGTCAGCGTGCCGACTACTTCGAGGTCGAGGTCGGTCTGGAGACGACGCTCAAGCGGCCGATCATCAACACGCGCGACGAGCCGCACTCCGACGCGGAGAAGTACCGCCGCCTGCACGTGATCATCGGCGACGCGAACCTCTCCGAGATCTCGACGTACCTCAAGCTCGGAACGACGTCCCTGGTCCTCGCCATGATCGAGGACGGTTTCATCAACGTCGACCTGGCGGTGGACCAGCCTGTACGTACTCTGCACGAGGTTTCCCACGACCCCTCGCTCAAGCATCTGGTCACGCTCCGCAGCGGCCGCAAGCTGACCGCGGTGCAGCTCCAGATGGAGTACTTCGAACTCTCGAGGAAGTACGTCGAGGAGAAGTACGGCGCGGACGTGGACGAACAGACCAGGGACGTGCTCGGCCGCTGGGAGGACACACTCAACCGGCTGGAGCGGGACCCGATGTCTCTCGCGGGTGAGCTGGACTGGGTGGCCAAGCGGGAGCTCCTGGAGGGCTACCGGCGCAGGGACGGGCTGGACTGGGACGCGGCGCGGCTGCATCTCGTCGATCTCCAGTACGCCGACGTGCGGCCGGACAAGGGCCTCTACAACCGTCTGGCGGCGCGCGGCAGGATGAAGCGGCTGCTGGACGAGAAGGACGTCGAGGCGGCCAGGACGCACCCCCCGGAGGACACCAGGGCGTACTTCCGCGGCCGGTGTCTCGACCAGTACGCGGAGGATGTCGCGGCGGCCTCCTGGGACTCGGTCATCTTCGACCTGCCGGGCCGGGACTCGCTCCAGCGGGTGCCCACCCTGGAACCGTTGCGCGGTACACGTGAACACGTGAAGGAACTCCTGGACCGCTGCCGTACGGCGGAGGACCTGGTGCGGGTGTTGTCAGGCCACTGA
- a CDS encoding FKBP-type peptidyl-prolyl cis-trans isomerase: protein MKNEKPEVDFPGGEPPADLEIKDLWEGDGAEAKAGDTVSVHYVGVAFSTGEEFDSSWNRGTPLKFQLGVGQVISGWDKGVQGMKVGGRRQLVIPAHLAYGDQGAGGRIGPGETLIFVCDLVAV from the coding sequence GTGAAGAACGAGAAGCCCGAGGTCGACTTCCCGGGTGGCGAGCCGCCCGCCGACCTGGAGATCAAGGACCTCTGGGAGGGCGACGGTGCCGAGGCGAAGGCGGGGGACACCGTCTCCGTCCACTACGTGGGCGTGGCGTTCTCCACCGGCGAGGAGTTCGACTCCTCCTGGAACCGCGGCACCCCGCTGAAGTTCCAGCTCGGCGTCGGCCAGGTCATCTCCGGCTGGGACAAGGGCGTGCAGGGCATGAAGGTCGGCGGACGCCGCCAGCTGGTCATCCCGGCGCACCTGGCCTACGGCGACCAGGGCGCGGGCGGCCGCATCGGCCCCGGCGAGACGCTGATCTTCGTCTGCGATCTGGTCGCGGTCTGA